GTCGAGCTGGACGTGACCGACGACGCGTCGGTCGCGTCCTTCGCGGCCGGTCTGGAGCGCGTCGACGTCCTGGTCAACAACGCCGGTGGCGCCTTCGACGCCGCCCCCGTCGCCGAGGCCGACCTGGACTCCTGGTCGCGCAGCTTCGAGGTCAACGTGCTGGGCACCGTGCGGGTGACCAAGGCGCTGCTGCCGGCGCTGCGGGCCTCGGGCGCCGGGGACGTGGTGTTCGTCGGCTCCACCGCCGGGCTGGTCAGCTACGAGGGCGGGGCGTCCTACACCGCGGCCAAGCACGGCGTGCACACGCTGGCCGGGACGATGCGGCTGGAGCTCGTCGCCGAGCCCGTGCGCATCGTGGAGATCGCCCCCGGCATGGTGAAGACCGAGGAGTTCGCGCTCAACCGCACCGGCGACCCGGCGAAGGCCGCCGCGGTCTACCAGGGCGTGCGCGAGCCGCTGGTCGCCGACGACGTCGCCGACTGCATCGCCTGGGCCGTCACCCGCCCGCACCACGTGAACATCGACCTGATGGTCGTCCGCCCGCGCGCCCAGGCCGCGCAGCACAAGGTGCACCGCGAGGGCTAGGGACGGACCGCCGTCGGCTCCGGGACGAGGGTCACGCCGAAGCGGTCCCGGACGGCCTCGACGACGCGGCCGGCGAAGGCGAGCAGCTCGTCGGCCGTGGCGCCCGGTTCGGTGGTGAGCGCCAACGAGTGCCGGGACGACGTCCCCACGTGGCCGTCGCGGGTGCCGCGGCCGAAACCGGCGTGCTGCACCAGCCAGGCCGCCGACAGCTTCACGTCGTCCCCGGCCGGCCAGCTCGGGCAGCCCTCGACCGCCATCGACGCGGGCACCACGGGGTTGGTGAAGAACGAGCCCGCGCTGCGGGAGTCGGGGTCGCCCGGGTCGAGCACCATGCCCTTGCCGCGGCGGAGCTCGACGACGGCGGCCCGGACGTCGGCCAGCGGGGCCCGGTCGCCGGGAGCCACCCCCAGCCGCTTCGCCAGTTCCGCGTAGCCGACCGGCATCGACAGCGGCGAGGCCTGGAGCCCGAACGTCACGGTGAGGACGACGAAGACGCCGGGGTGCTGCTTGAGCGCGGAGTCCCGGTAGCCGAACCCGCAGTCGGCCGGGGTCAGCGTGCGCACCGACCCGTCGCGCCGGTCCAGCACCTGCACGGCGGTGATCGTCTGGGCGACCTCCTGGCCGTAGGCGCCGACGTTCTGCACCGGGGTCGCGCCGGTGCTGCCCGGGATCCCCGACAGCGCCTCGATGCCGGCCAGCCCCTCGGCGACGGTGTGCGCGACCAGGTCGTCCCAGGGCTCGCCGGCCTGCACCTCGAGCGCGTCGCCGGTGCGGACGACCCCCCGCGACCGGACCGCGACGACGTCCCCCGGCCAGCCGGCGTCGGGGGCGACCACGTTGGAGCCACCGCCGAGCACCAGCAGCGGACGGCCGGCGTCGTCGGCCTCGCGGACGGCGGCGACCAGCTCGTCGGCGGTGGTCACCTCGACGAGCCGGTCGACCGGCCCCCCGACCCGCAGCGTGGTGAGCTCGGACAGCGGGACCCCGGTCAGCAGCTGCACGGCACCACGGTAGCCACCGCGCGACTACCCTCCGGCCCG
This sequence is a window from Geodermatophilaceae bacterium NBWT11. Protein-coding genes within it:
- a CDS encoding SDR family oxidoreductase — translated: MPAEHPTARPSAHPFPGDGRVAVVTGASSGIGAATARRLAADGFTVVLGARRMDRLMPLAQEIGGTAVELDVTDDASVASFAAGLERVDVLVNNAGGAFDAAPVAEADLDSWSRSFEVNVLGTVRVTKALLPALRASGAGDVVFVGSTAGLVSYEGGASYTAAKHGVHTLAGTMRLELVAEPVRIVEIAPGMVKTEEFALNRTGDPAKAAAVYQGVREPLVADDVADCIAWAVTRPHHVNIDLMVVRPRAQAAQHKVHREG
- a CDS encoding UDP-N-acetylmuramate dehydrogenase, producing MQLLTGVPLSELTTLRVGGPVDRLVEVTTADELVAAVREADDAGRPLLVLGGGSNVVAPDAGWPGDVVAVRSRGVVRTGDALEVQAGEPWDDLVAHTVAEGLAGIEALSGIPGSTGATPVQNVGAYGQEVAQTITAVQVLDRRDGSVRTLTPADCGFGYRDSALKQHPGVFVVLTVTFGLQASPLSMPVGYAELAKRLGVAPGDRAPLADVRAAVVELRRGKGMVLDPGDPDSRSAGSFFTNPVVPASMAVEGCPSWPAGDDVKLSAAWLVQHAGFGRGTRDGHVGTSSRHSLALTTEPGATADELLAFAGRVVEAVRDRFGVTLVPEPTAVRP